In Sphingobacterium thalpophilum, a genomic segment contains:
- a CDS encoding DEAD/DEAH box helicase, which yields MRFDEFGFVPALEEGLESMMFEEATPIQEQTIPIIKEGKDMIACAQTGTGKTAAYMLPILDAIARNSRESILAIILVPTRELAMQIDQQIMGMSYYTGATSIAIYGGGDGMGYEQQKRAIREGVNIIVATPGRLISHLTSMKIDLSHLRHFVLDEADSMLDMGFQDDILRIVSYLPKKKQMLLFSATMPMKIRSFARKILQEPVEVNIAISKPSEGIDQRVYLAYDQQKMELLKNILKDPNYVSVIIFASQKTTVKLLAQELQKQGIDAEGFHSDLEQSKREDIMARFRSRQVRVLVGTDVISRGIDVVGISLVVNYDVPPDPEDYVHRIGRTARAATTGTAITFVNEKDQNRFAQIENLIGYPIEQLPLPEGFEAGPTYNPAKKNPQHKKKRFNRNKNKNYQKAKRA from the coding sequence TTGAGATTTGATGAATTTGGCTTTGTTCCAGCTTTGGAAGAAGGTTTAGAAAGTATGATGTTTGAGGAGGCTACGCCGATCCAAGAACAGACCATCCCGATTATTAAAGAGGGAAAAGATATGATTGCCTGTGCACAGACAGGTACAGGTAAAACAGCAGCTTATATGTTGCCGATCCTCGATGCAATAGCACGGAATTCAAGGGAATCTATCCTCGCTATTATCCTTGTTCCGACCCGGGAACTTGCTATGCAAATTGACCAGCAGATTATGGGCATGTCTTATTATACGGGTGCAACATCCATAGCCATTTATGGTGGTGGTGATGGTATGGGGTATGAACAGCAAAAACGGGCCATACGAGAGGGGGTAAATATTATTGTTGCTACGCCGGGAAGGTTGATAAGCCATCTTACCTCCATGAAGATTGATCTCTCTCATTTAAGGCACTTTGTTTTGGATGAAGCCGATAGTATGCTGGATATGGGATTTCAAGACGATATCTTACGTATTGTAAGTTATCTACCGAAGAAAAAGCAGATGCTTTTGTTTTCGGCGACGATGCCGATGAAGATCAGGTCTTTTGCCCGAAAAATTCTGCAAGAGCCTGTGGAAGTCAATATTGCCATTTCTAAACCTTCGGAAGGGATAGATCAACGTGTATATCTTGCCTATGATCAACAGAAAATGGAGCTTCTAAAGAATATACTGAAGGATCCCAACTATGTATCTGTTATTATTTTTGCATCCCAAAAAACTACAGTCAAACTTCTCGCTCAGGAATTACAGAAGCAGGGGATTGATGCGGAGGGTTTCCATTCGGATCTCGAGCAGTCGAAACGGGAAGATATCATGGCCAGATTTCGGTCTCGTCAGGTACGGGTACTGGTAGGGACAGATGTGATATCTCGCGGTATCGATGTGGTGGGGATCAGTTTGGTCGTTAATTACGATGTTCCACCGGATCCGGAAGATTACGTACACCGTATTGGACGTACTGCGCGGGCAGCAACTACAGGAACAGCCATTACCTTTGTCAATGAGAAAGACCAAAACCGTTTCGCTCAGATTGAGAATTTAATAGGTTATCCGATTGAACAACTTCCATTGCCAGAGGGGTTTGAAGCGGGACCTACTTACAATCCTGCCAAAAAGAATCCACAGCATAAGAAGAAGCGTTTCAATAGGAATAAAAATAAAAACTATCAGAAAGCTAAAAGAGCCTGA
- a CDS encoding ABC-F family ATP-binding cassette domain-containing protein codes for MINVSNLSLRFGKRVLFEDVNLKFTPGNCYGIIGANGAGKSTFLKIISGEVDPSTGSVAFTPGERMSVLSQDHYAFDEFTVLETVMMGNQELYKIMKEKDAIYMKEDFSDADGERAGELESLFAEMDGWNAESNAATLLSSLGIKEELHYKLVSEIDGNQKVRVLLAQALFGKPDILILDEPTNDLDINTIAWLEDFLASYEAIVLVVSHDRHFLDAVCTHTVDIDFGKMTIYTGNYSFWYESSQLALKQRSDQNKKMEDKVKELQEFIRRFSANASKSKQATSRKKALDKINIDEIKPSNRKYPAIMFNTMNREPGDQTLQVEGLSKTVNGEVFFKDITFMINKGDKIAVLGPNSLVTTAFYDIITGRDTDFSGEFKWGVTITPADMPIENAAFFEGKSDNLVDWLRDYTTNPEADEQFIRGFLGKMLFSGEEVMKKVSVLSGGEKMRCMFSRMMLQGANFLIFDEPTNHLDLESITALNNGMSDFKGSMLFTSRDHELTETVANRIIELTPKGIIDKLMTYDEYINSDVVKAQREEMYK; via the coding sequence ATGATTAATGTGTCAAATCTCTCCCTTCGTTTTGGTAAACGTGTACTATTCGAAGATGTCAATCTAAAATTCACACCTGGAAACTGTTACGGTATTATTGGCGCTAATGGAGCAGGTAAATCTACTTTCTTAAAAATTATCTCAGGGGAAGTTGATCCTTCGACAGGTTCAGTGGCATTCACGCCAGGCGAACGCATGTCTGTTTTAAGTCAGGATCACTATGCTTTCGATGAGTTTACTGTTCTTGAAACTGTCATGATGGGTAACCAAGAGCTTTACAAAATCATGAAAGAGAAAGATGCCATTTACATGAAAGAGGATTTCTCTGATGCCGACGGCGAACGTGCTGGCGAACTGGAAAGTCTTTTTGCTGAAATGGATGGATGGAATGCCGAATCTAATGCCGCAACTTTATTGAGCAGTTTGGGCATTAAAGAAGAACTACATTATAAGTTAGTTTCTGAAATTGACGGTAACCAAAAAGTCCGCGTACTCTTAGCGCAAGCATTATTTGGCAAACCAGATATTTTGATTCTCGATGAGCCTACCAATGATTTGGATATTAATACCATCGCATGGTTAGAGGATTTTTTAGCGAGTTACGAGGCAATCGTCTTAGTTGTATCCCACGACCGTCACTTCTTGGATGCTGTATGTACGCATACGGTGGATATTGATTTTGGTAAGATGACAATCTATACGGGTAACTACTCGTTCTGGTACGAATCTTCTCAATTAGCGTTAAAGCAACGTTCTGATCAAAACAAGAAAATGGAAGATAAAGTGAAAGAACTTCAGGAATTTATCCGTCGCTTCTCTGCCAACGCTTCCAAATCCAAACAAGCTACTTCTCGTAAGAAAGCATTGGATAAAATTAATATTGACGAGATTAAACCGTCCAACCGTAAATATCCGGCCATCATGTTCAATACCATGAATCGTGAACCAGGAGATCAAACGCTGCAAGTCGAAGGATTAAGCAAAACGGTCAATGGTGAGGTATTCTTCAAAGATATTACCTTTATGATTAATAAAGGCGATAAAATCGCTGTTCTAGGTCCAAATTCATTGGTTACGACAGCATTTTATGATATTATAACTGGTAGAGACACCGATTTCAGTGGCGAATTCAAATGGGGCGTGACCATCACTCCTGCCGATATGCCGATTGAAAATGCCGCATTCTTCGAAGGAAAAAGTGATAATTTGGTCGATTGGTTGAGAGACTATACAACTAACCCAGAGGCAGACGAACAATTTATACGCGGATTTTTAGGGAAAATGTTGTTCTCTGGAGAAGAAGTTATGAAGAAAGTATCTGTACTTTCAGGGGGAGAAAAAATGCGTTGTATGTTTTCTCGCATGATGCTTCAAGGTGCCAACTTCCTAATCTTTGATGAACCAACCAACCACTTGGATTTGGAATCTATCACTGCATTGAACAATGGAATGTCTGATTTTAAAGGATCAATGTTGTTCACATCCCGTGACCACGAATTGACTGAAACTGTTGCAAATAGAATCATCGAATTGACGCCGAAAGGTATCATCGACAAATTGATGACTTACGATGAATACATTAATAGCGATGTGGTGAAAGCACAACGTGAAGAAATGTATAAATAA
- a CDS encoding endonuclease/exonuclease/phosphatase family protein, with the protein MLLDLLFEKKIRPKGFRKIVILFICASAGVMLGFKLKPKQQPKLSNAVYAAMPEATYGKLNLLTYNIAGLPELISSAVTERSSSITSIGNRINGFDIVNVQEDFNYNKFLYSENKHSYRTANMGGVPFGDGLSTLSKYPIVEFERVGWTDCNGADCLTPKGFSYARIQLAKEVFIDVYNVHATAQDDPNATIARQKNINQLKAYIKKYSADRPLLIMGDFNAHYAYELDNIGSFQKDLGLVDAWVSLRNKGNIPGHQVNFEAKTALELTEDCEGIDKIYYRNNHHLLFEAKNYQVQKKLFQNEKGQDLSDHCAVSLQLGWRVVKPSVQ; encoded by the coding sequence ATGCTATTAGATCTATTGTTCGAAAAAAAAATTAGACCTAAGGGTTTTCGAAAGATTGTCATCTTATTTATTTGTGCGTCTGCGGGTGTTATGCTGGGTTTTAAGTTGAAGCCAAAACAACAGCCAAAGCTCAGTAATGCTGTGTATGCAGCTATGCCGGAAGCGACTTACGGAAAGCTAAATTTGTTAACGTACAATATAGCTGGCCTTCCTGAATTGATTTCCAGTGCTGTAACCGAGCGGTCTTCCAGTATTACGTCGATCGGCAATCGGATCAATGGGTTTGATATTGTCAATGTGCAGGAAGATTTTAACTACAACAAGTTCCTCTACAGCGAAAATAAGCATAGCTACCGAACGGCAAATATGGGTGGGGTACCTTTTGGGGACGGACTGAGCACACTTTCAAAATATCCTATTGTTGAGTTTGAGCGGGTAGGCTGGACTGATTGCAATGGCGCAGATTGTCTGACGCCTAAAGGCTTTTCTTATGCTCGAATTCAATTGGCCAAAGAAGTATTTATTGATGTTTATAATGTACATGCGACTGCTCAGGATGATCCGAATGCAACGATTGCCCGGCAGAAGAATATAAATCAGCTAAAGGCCTATATTAAAAAGTATTCGGCTGACAGACCACTTTTGATTATGGGCGACTTTAATGCACATTATGCTTACGAGCTGGATAACATCGGTTCTTTTCAGAAGGACTTAGGTTTGGTAGATGCATGGGTAAGTTTACGCAACAAAGGTAATATTCCTGGGCATCAAGTGAATTTTGAAGCGAAAACAGCATTGGAGTTGACAGAGGATTGCGAAGGTATTGATAAAATTTACTATCGCAATAACCATCATTTGCTATTTGAGGCAAAGAATTATCAGGTTCAAAAAAAGCTTTTTCAAAACGAAAAGGGACAGGATTTATCCGACCATTGTGCGGTGTCCTTACAATTAGGTTGGCGTGTTGTCAAACCTTCGGTTCAGTAA
- the nhaA gene encoding Na+/H+ antiporter NhaA yields MSKLINLTVFREFLKSSFAGGIILFSCVILALIVANTSLYASVMEFLNREVGFESDHIHLKYSWLLWLNDGLMAIFFLLVGLEIKREIVEGELSSPSKAILPILAAVGGALLPAIIYFALNQGTDTANGWGIPMATDIAFALAVITLLGNKVPASLKIFLAALAIVDDLLAILVIAIFYSNGIHATYLFIALGIFLFLIVLNKLGVKAIWAYLIPGLFIWYFVHHSGIHATIAGVLVAMTLPTTPDAEESPLEKLEHLLTKPVNFIIIPLFAFANTLIPIHGEMIGGLTSKLGIGIILGLIAGKSIGIFLICFIAKKLKIAQLPEGAGWKQIFGVGLLGGIGFTMSIFISILSFDDSMLIEEAKFAVLIASLCAGLLGYVVLSAVSAAKKTAVID; encoded by the coding sequence ATGTCAAAACTTATCAATTTAACTGTCTTTAGAGAGTTCTTAAAATCCAGCTTTGCAGGCGGAATTATACTTTTTTCCTGTGTTATTCTGGCATTGATCGTAGCAAATACATCATTGTATGCCAGTGTAATGGAATTTCTGAACCGGGAAGTAGGCTTTGAGAGCGATCATATTCATTTAAAATATTCGTGGTTGTTGTGGCTCAACGATGGTTTGATGGCGATTTTCTTTTTACTGGTGGGCCTCGAGATAAAACGTGAAATTGTAGAGGGTGAACTCTCATCGCCAAGTAAAGCAATTCTGCCCATTTTGGCTGCGGTTGGTGGGGCGCTTTTGCCTGCCATCATTTATTTTGCATTAAATCAGGGAACCGATACTGCAAACGGCTGGGGAATCCCTATGGCAACGGATATTGCATTTGCTTTAGCAGTTATCACGCTTCTGGGAAATAAGGTACCTGCCAGTCTTAAGATCTTTTTGGCTGCGCTAGCGATTGTTGACGACCTACTTGCCATATTGGTTATTGCGATCTTTTATAGCAATGGTATTCATGCGACCTATTTATTTATTGCTTTAGGTATATTTCTATTTTTGATCGTGTTAAATAAATTGGGCGTTAAAGCGATATGGGCTTACCTGATTCCGGGACTATTTATTTGGTACTTTGTTCACCACTCGGGTATTCATGCAACAATAGCTGGCGTGCTGGTGGCCATGACGCTGCCGACAACACCGGATGCGGAAGAATCTCCCTTGGAAAAACTTGAGCATCTATTGACCAAACCTGTCAATTTCATTATCATTCCTTTGTTTGCATTTGCGAATACGCTTATTCCAATCCATGGGGAAATGATTGGTGGTTTGACTTCAAAATTGGGGATCGGTATTATCCTTGGCCTAATCGCTGGTAAATCAATTGGGATATTTTTGATCTGTTTTATTGCTAAAAAATTGAAGATTGCGCAATTACCGGAAGGGGCTGGCTGGAAACAGATTTTTGGTGTAGGTTTGTTGGGGGGAATCGGTTTCACGATGTCGATCTTCATCTCGATACTATCTTTTGATGATAGCATGCTGATTGAAGAAGCAAAGTTCGCGGTTCTGATCGCTTCTTTATGCGCTGGCTTGCTAGGCTATGTTGTTTTGAGCGCAGTGTCAGCCGCAAAGAAAACAGCGGTTATTGATTAG